One Capra hircus breed San Clemente chromosome 3, ASM170441v1, whole genome shotgun sequence genomic window, ggagatcagccttgcgatttctttggagggaatgatgctaaagctgaaacttcagtactttggccacctcatgcgaagagttgactcattggaaaagactctgatgctgggaaagtttgagggcaggaggagaaggggacaacagaggatgagatggctggatagcatcactgactcgatggacgtgagtctgagtgaaccctgggagttggtgatggacagggaggcctggcgtgctgcaattcatggggtcacaaagggtcggacacgactgagtgactgaactgaactgaactgaactgaactaatagaaCAAGAAGTTCTTGAGCTACTTGAAcaaggcaaatttgaccttggagtacaaaatgaagcacggcactgctaacagagttttgccaagacaacacactggtcatagcaaacaccctcttccaacagcacaagagaagcatctacacatgaacatcacaagatggtcaataccaaaatcagactgattatattctttgcagctgaagatggagaactctatacaatcagcaaaaacaagacagggagctgactgtggctcagatcatgaactccttattgccaaattcagacttaaattgaagaagggaaaaccactagaccattcagacatgacctaaatcaaatcccttacaattatacagtggaagtgacaaatagattcaggggattagatctgatagagtgcctgaagaactagggacagaggttcatgacattgtacaggaggcagtgatcaagactgtccccaagaaaagaaatgcaaaaaggcaaaatggttgtctgaggaggccttacaaatagctgagaaaagaagacaagcaaaaggcagaggagaaaaggaaagatatacccatctgaatgcagagttccaaagaagagcaaggtgagataagaaaaccttcctcagtgatcagtgcaaagaaacagaggaaaacaatagaatgggaaagactagagatctcttcaagaaaaccagagataccaagggccaatttcatgcaaagacgagCACAATAAAgggtagaaatggtatggacctaacagaagcagaagatcttaagaagacatggcaagaatacacagaagaactgtacaaaaaaagatcttcatgacccagataactacgatggtgtgatcactcacctagacccagacagcatggaatgtgaagtcaagtgggccttagaaagcatcactatgaacaaagctagtggaggtgatggaatgtcagctgagctatttcaaatcctaaaacaggatgctgtgaaactgctgcactcaatatgccaggaaatttgaaaaattcagcagtgaccacaggactagaaaaggtcagttttcattccaatccccgaaacggcaatgccaaagaaggttcaaactaccgcacaactgctcTCATCTCAtgcactagcaaagtaattctcaaaattctccatgccaggcttcaacagcatgtgaactgtgaattccagtagtaaggcagaggaaccagagatcaaactgctgacatcctttggatcatcaaaaaaagcaagagaattccagaaaaacatctccttttgctttattgattatgccaaagcctttgactgtgtagatcacaacgaactgtggaagattcttaaagagatgggaataccaaaccaccttacctgcctcctgagaaatctgtatgcaggtcaagaagaaacagtcaaaactggacatggaacaacagactggttccaaattgggaaaggagtgcattaaggctgtacattgtcaccatgcttatttaacttatatgtagagtacatcatgcaaaatgccgggctgtatgaagcacaagcaagaatcaagattgccaggagaaatatcaataacctcagatatgcagatgacaccacctttatggcaaaaagtgaagaggaacttaagagcctcttgacgaaagtgaaagaggagggtggaaaagctgacttaaaactcaacattcaaaaaatgaatatcatggcatctggtcccatcacttcatggcaaatagatgggaaaacaatggaaacagtaagagactttattttcttgggctccaaaatcactgcagatggtgagtgcagccatgaaattaaaagacacttgctccatggaagaaaagctatgaccaacctagacagtatattaaaaagtagagatattactttgctgacaaagacccatctagtcaaagctatggtttttccagtagtcaggcatggatgtgagagttggactatgaagaaaactgagcaccaaagaattgatgcttttgaactgtggtgttggagaagactcttgagagtcttggaaggcaaggaaatcaaaccagtcaatcctaaaggagatcagtcctgaatattcgttgaaaggactgatgctgaagctgaaatttcaatactttggctacatgatgtgaagaattgactcattggaaaagaccctgatgctgggaaagattgaaaggccagagagaagggtatgacagaggatgagatggttgaatggcatcactgattgatggacatgaatttgagcaagctccgggagttggtgtggaCAGGGAAATTTGGCGTGttgcggtccatagggttgcaaagtgtcagacactactgagtgactgaagtgaactgaactgaactcatagagtgggggcagggaagagAGGGGTATAGGTGGAGAAGGTGTTCATCctgaagatggaaggcaggacCTGGAATCTGGAACTCAGGGTACTACATTCTTAAAGTTAGGCAAGAGAAGAGGTGGAGGAGGAAACCCTGCTTGCATGGGAAATATGGAGAGGATTACCTATTAAGTGAGGCTGACCCCTCAAAATGACCAATGTTTGGTTTATAGATGACAGGAAGCTCAGAAAAATTATTAGTCATGGCCTCCACCCAGTGACAGTCACTTGCCTATGGCAGGGATACCAGCCTCTGTGATGTAGTGGAAATGAGCCTTGGGCGAGGGCCTCCACCCAGCTCCATGTCTGCTAGCTTTTTCTTGTTGAACAAGTCAGTGAACTTCTTTGGATCtacatttttaaactataaaatcaGATTTGCACAACTAACAGAATTGCCACGATGCTTAAATAGGGCAAGGGGTACACTTTGCTCTAATACTGACAGAAATTACTTCATCAATGGCCTCTAGTCAACAGGATCCTGAGGTTTGGGGCAGTGATCCAAAACTAGACCCATACCCTCCTAGGAAGGTTTCCCTATCCTAGGAGGCCAAgtaggggggcgggggtggggaccaGGACACCTTTCTCCCATCTGAATTAGTTTTTGAGTaaagttgccagatttagcaaataaaaatacagtctgCCCCATtacatttaaatttcagataaacaacaaattctGTAGTATGTTTCctgcaatatttgggacataataatattgaaaaattctgcttatctgaaattcaaatgtagCTAATGGCCCTATATTTTATCTGGAAACTCTACCCAGAAGCCAATTTTTTTCCCACTCTCTTTCACCATCACTAATACCCAGAGCAGCCTGACTCCTGGTGGGTAGGTGGGAGATAGCACCACATGTTCTGTGTGTGATCAAAAGGAAGCCTCATAGAACACCATGCAAGCAGTCCCTTCTGGACTGGGCAAATCTTAGGCACTGTGTCAGGTGTCCCTTTATAATGCTTAAGGGTCTGGATTCCTTGAATCCACTAGATCGGAGTTCAAATTCAATCTCTGCACTTTACTTCCTATGTGATCTTTGCCAGCCTTACTTTTCTCACATGCAAAATGGTAACAGTGGCATCATCTTTATAAAGGGAttataaaggtaaaataaaactaTGGGCATGAAGGGTGATCTCAGGGCTGGGCACCAGTGAACGCTCAAAAAATGGCAGCAATAGCGGAAAAGGTTatgctcctcttttttttttggctgtacctcaTGGCATGAAGAACTTCccccaccaggaatcaaacccacccCCCTTACAGTGGAAACccggagccctaaccactggaccgccaggaaagcccTACATTCCTATTTTTGTTGCAAGTGCCCCCAGCCCATATTCCTTCCCGCTTTGCCACTTCCTTCCCTCTGTTCCTTATAACTCTCAGTCTACATGCAGAGCTTCACATAAGTCCTGTTTTTCAAAGACTTTGAGTCCTTGAGTTTGAGGAGATACCTTAGCGGATGAAGTCAGCTCAGGTAGCCAGGAGCTAGAATGCTGGAGTATCTAGTGGGTGGTTTTCATTAAAACAGGCCAGTAAAGCAAGTCTCTGGAGGAAGTGCAGGCGGGAGAAGTGGGTTAGGAATTCTTTGGAAGATGGTAATGTAAGCCACACCAGGTCCCTGGGGCAGGCTGGGGGCCTTTAAAAGTTCCCAGGAGTAGCTGATGTGAACCTGTGCTCAGCCGAATCTCCTAGGGTCTGGCTCGCGCCTCTGGTAAGTAGTGAGGGATTTGTCCTCCTGGGATCTGCTGGGCCCTTTTCTACTCGAACTGTCTTAAGCCGCTAGACCAAGCTCCTCTCCTGTTCTTGGATAACCAGAGAAGTAACATAAGCCTTGTgacaattaagaaaatgtcaCGCTAATTACTACTTAAGAAACTCAATCTCCCACACCAATGCTAAGTCCAAGTAATTTCCTCAATTTTGTCATTGAGGGGAGATATTTAGAGCTACAGCATTTCGTAGCCTCCTCCAAAGCTTTCTCCTGCCTTTTCAGTCCTACCAGCAAGCTCTCTCAAACTTTCCTTTTAGGTTTATAGAAGCTGGTctattaaatattgtattttatacTCTGTAGCCGCCGCGCCTCTCTGTCATGATTGCCATCTGGAAACTATACTCCCTATATATAGTCGTGAGCTTAAAAGATGAGGGACATGCCTACAAAGAGAACCAGAGACACGTGTCAGAGTTGGGAAGGCCTCAGAGCCCTTCCAGATCAATAGACCCCAAATGGAGGCATGCAGGTCCAGAGAAGGCAGATTTCCCAAAGATGAGCCTGGCCAGCGAGTGGCAAGGTTGGATCTAGAGCTTATGCCTGTGCCCTCTTGACCATTGCTCTTTCCTCTGGACCAGGGTGCATGAATGttttcatgctaagtcactttagtcatgtccaactctttgcaaccctatggaccatagcccgccaggctcttctctccatgggattctccaggcaagactactggagtgggttgccatgctctcctcaccctcatctcttatgtctcctgcgttggccagCATGTTCTTTGGACCAGGGTGTCTCTTGGTAAAATATCCTCCTATAGGCCTCCAGCGATCAATTTGACCTTCCATTCCCCAGTTCTCTGTGGAGGGCCAGAACCACCATCCCCCAAGTGTATTAAATGACTTATGTTTACATCCCATGGTTAGTCAGGGGTAGAGCCAGGATTAGAACTGAGCTCCCACAACAGGTGTACTCCATCCCCATCACTCATACACCACaacattctgtcttccctctaaGACAGAATCTGCTCCTGATTGCTTCCTCATGCCTTCCCACCTTCACCCACACTCATTACCACTTCCAAAAGTAGATGGTTGGCATTGCCAACCCATCGGCCAAGATCTCATGCCTTGATCTAGTAAAATATCTGGACCATCTTTTCATCCTCAGCTCAGCACCCCACCTTATTTCCTGCTAAGACTAAGAAATACATCATATATTCAACTGGGTCAGGCATCCATGGGAAGATGGAGGAAGATTAGAAATCAGAGTATCAGAGACAAAGGGAGAAAGACAGATTGCAATGAGTGTGTGTGAATCAACTCAGTAATCAACTTGAAGCTATTAATTACTCATCCTTTGCTAGAGGAGAAAACACTCTTTAGGAGTCAGAGGGAGAAAAGATGGAGGGAGCTGCTCTCATAGTGTCCCTACCTGGGTTTCTTCCAGGCTCACCTGTTCCTGCAGCCATGTcttcccagcagcagcagcagcagcagcagtgcctgccCCAGACGATCCAACAGCAGCAGGTGAAGCAGCCTTGTCAGCCACCCCCTGTCCAATGTCAAGAGATGTGTGCACCTAAAACCAAGGATCCATGTGCTCCCCAGGCCAAGAAGCAATGTCCACCCAAGGGCACAGCCATCCCAGCCCAACAGAAGTGTCCCGCAACCCAGCAAGCCCCCAAGAGTAAATAGAAGTAAGGATGGACTGAGATATACCTGCCTGCCATCCAGGCTACCAGATGCAGCCTTCTCTTCCACCTGTTTCTCCTCTGATCCTCAGCTCCAGGATTtgccctcctctcccacctcctcctaCTCAGGGTCCAAGGAAGAATTGTCAGGATTTCTCCCCACAGAACCCCTTGTCTCACACATCCCCTTGCTCCCAGTATTCTGTTCCCCACTCTGACTCCCTCCTAGATGAACATGAGTGAGTTCCCAGCCTCTCTAGCTTCCAGTTTGGCCACAGCTATGGCCCCATCCATGTCCTAAAGCAAGAAATGTATCTCAGCTCATGGGGACACCAGAGGCTGATGCCTAGCTTCTGTCTCATTCCCTTTCCCAATTCCCCATCCCTGAGCTTCCCTCCTATTTCTTCCTCTAATAAATCTGCGCTTCATATCATTGCCTGTGTCCTGGCCCCAGTCTGTGATGCGGAGGCAATATTGGGGGAAGTGAGTATGTGAGTACACATGTTCTTATCAATACATCCTTAGGGGACATGGGCATAGTGACTAATGATGAGAGATGTCAGATGCTGACACACGTCTGGTAAAGGACAAGgagagaaattccagggctggttGACAGGAGTCTGGGAAACTCTTGCAAGCCAACTGAATCTAAGAAAGGACAAAGAGTGGAAAAGTTTGGAAACCCCCAGCCTACTAGATGAATGCATTTTTTGCCTATTGGAAGTTAttctgaaaaggcagaaagaacatGCATAAACAACATGAGCATTACCAACCACTTCTATGAATATGTGTGAAtgaatttttcatgtatttatttactgtccattcatttattcattaacccacactcactcattcacttgcTTATTTACTCACCCACTGAATATATAGCAGATTCCAGCATGAATTCCAGAGCTCTCCTGAGAGTCTATCCTGAGTTTCAGTCTATTTTCTCACATAGGGAAAAGCTTTCCCAGGGATAGCCAAGTACAGAGTTTGTGCAGTTTTACAGTTGATTTTGTCAGTTAGTCCAATTTTATGCAGCCGTGAAAGAAGACTTGATTTTACAGCTGGATTCCTAACTCTGGTCTGAGACTGGCTTCCTACACTAGAAAAAAGTAGCAAAACTTCCCGATATAAAAAGAGATGAGAGACTTGGAAGGAGAGACCTTGTGTGGGTGGGAGATGCTAAACTTAGTCAGATTTTCCTTCTTAGAGTTTCGCTCTTCCTTTGGGATTTGCTTACTGAATTCCAGTTGGGCAACAGCAGTCATATATTGCTTCTTCATTTAACACACTGGcctgaaaagaaataatattatcttttccttttccccttcaaATGACCATCTATGGCTAATATTTAGAAATAGTCAGTACTTAAAACTTAGTGGGTTACAGGCATTAACCAGGAAAGTCATAATGGTCTAAAAAACAGTTAAGATTCAGAGGTGAATGCTTCTAAGCCAAAGAATTATTTGATAGCCCTTCTGAGCCCTGGTCCTTGCATCTGTTATTAACTCTTCTGTTGAGCAGAAATGCTGGTATATCTTAGCAGGTCCCTTCCCTCCACCAAAGCTCCAACCAGATTCTCAGTCACACAGACATGGCTTTTGATATCTACCCGGAAGGCCCCTGCAAGTCTTTTCACTCAGACTTTGGGGTTCCAGAGATGACAGACGTCCTTAGACTTCCATTAAGAGGAGTGACTGAAACAGTGAGTTCTGGTGTCGCCTGAATCCCCAGTCATTAGCTCAGTAAGGGGGAGAGACACTATGCCTTGGACACCAGTGGCCAAGGACAAAATCTTAGCCCTCTGTGAGTATGAAGAACTCATCTCCTCCATAAGGAAacacattatttatttaatgCCACCAAGCAAAGATTCACAAAGTAACAATGTCTTAAATATGAAAATCTCATTCATACATGTGGTAGAAGGAAGATAATTTGTTCATTCCCGGCTTCCCTtcacaccagttcagttcagtcactcagtcatgtctgactctttgcaaccccatggactgcagcatgccaggcttccctgtccatccccaactcccagagcttgctcaaactcatgtccatcgatcagtgatgccatccaaccatctcaacctctgtcatcccttctccttctgccttcaatctttcccagcatcagggtcttttccaatgagccagttcttcacatcaggtggccaaatgattggagcttcaacttcagcatcagtccttccaaagaatattcaggactgatctcctttaggatagtcAGTCCtaaggtttgatctccttgctgtccaagggactctcaagagtcttctccaacaccacagttcaaaagcatcaattctttgatactcagctttctttatcatccaactctcacatccatgcatgcctactggaaaaaccatagctttgactagatgggcctttgtcagcaaagcaacacctctgctttttaatatattgtctaggttggtcatagcttttcttccaaggagcaagtgtcttttaatttcatggctgaagtcaccatctgcagtgattttggagcccaagaaaataaagtctctcactgtttccattgtttccccacctatttgtcatgaagtgatgggaccagatgccatgatctttgttttttgaatgttgagttttaagctagcttttccactctcttctttcactttcatcaagaggctctttagtttctttttgctttctgcaataaaggtggtgtgtatctgaggttattgatatttctcctggcaatcttgattccagcttgcgcttcatccagcccagcatttcgcttgatgtactctgcacagaagttaaataagcagggtgacaatatacagccttgatgtactcctttcccattttgaactagtcctttgttccatgtcaatttctaactgttgctccttgactgtcatacagatttttcaggaaggcaggtaaggtggtctggtattcccatatcttgaagaattttccatagtttattgtgatccacagtcaaagactttaacaTAATCAATgcagtagaagtagatgtttttctgaaattctcttgctttttctatgatcccctTCACATAAAGTAACATAATGTCAGAACCCAAAGGGACATCATACATCCTTTGGTTCAACATCAGGGaccaaagagaaaatgtaaaagcTCTCCCATAATTCCTATATactctgaaatataaaaattactggACTACTCCAAAACCCCCCTACAAGACTCAGAATATACCACAATGCTGCAGAATGAGGTAATTACTTTTTCCCAAATGCATCATTCAGCTATGATGCCTCTGTTTTTTGGTTTACACTGCTCCTTCTGCCTAGAGTACCAGTTCTTcactttgccctgtaggagatcCTTTGGTTTTAAAGGTCCAGTCCAGATTTTTCCATGGAAACTCACTCGACATCTAGAAAGAACTGAAACCTCCCACAAGCTCTTATGACACAtagatttctatttttaagtaatataattactttattttatgaATCATGCATATAATTGTTTTTTGCATTATAGTTCACTTTTATGTGTTTCTTTCCCCTATTATATTATGAAACCTTGAAGTCTAGGATATTACTATTCTTAATATTTCCCAATTGCACAATGACTGGCTTTTCCAAATAAAGCTAGAACTTCTGATTCTGAGTGAAATGGTGTTGCTTGTGGCCAACCAGCAGTCTAATAAAAGctaaaagaaatttataaatatCTGAAGTTGGCTGGGGTCCCAaaaactccagagagaagagaactTAAGAGGTGAGCTGTACTTTGTAACCCTGGTACCATTTGTGAATTCTGAACATGAGTAGAAGAATGAAAAGCTGGACTTTCTACTATGGAAGACTCGCGGGGAGACAGAGAAACCAAAAGAGGTGGTAGATGCTTTGAGGGGCTTCAGGCTTCAGTTTTCCATATTGTGAAAGTTTAGTGAATGGGGGAATGTACAGGTCAAGATACTAAAAACCTCAGCAGAAAGTTTCTGAAGAGTAGAGTTTTCAGTAGTTTTATAAGACAGTGATTGGAGTGTACGAACTGTCAAGGAGAAGGGTTTTGGGGAATACACCAGACTGGAAGTTTAAAACTGTAAGGCCAGGAAAAACCAATCTGTTATGATAGAAAATAGAATAGTGGTCATCCTTGGAGAGATTACTGCCTGGAGGGGACACAGTGGAGCTTTCCCAGCTTCCAGAAGTATTCTCCCTCCTGTGGGTGATGGCTATGTGGGTGCATATGCATAAGCAAAACTCACTGAGCTATACTGAAAATCTGtgcccttttcattttgttagttTTTAACTTCAATGAAAATAGAGATGAATATCTCATAATATATGTCTGTGTATCAAATcatattgtacaccttaaacttatgcaatattatatatcatttgtatctcaataaagctggggagcaggaaagaaacaaaaggcatCATTTgtcttaaataaatttaaaataaa contains:
- the SPRR4 gene encoding small proline-rich protein 4, yielding MSSQQQQQQQQCLPQTIQQQQVKQPCQPPPVQCQEMCAPKTKDPCAPQAKKQCPPKGTAIPAQQKCPATQQAPKSK